One genomic region from Spirosoma sp. KCTC 42546 encodes:
- a CDS encoding helix-turn-helix transcriptional regulator → MGVTKTEIFTAEQNRTADLAKAFAHPARVAILQMLIAKKACVCGDLVGELNLAQATVSQHLKELKRIGIIQGDINPPRVCYCINPVVWEEAQQVFGATLKSFVSVSCC, encoded by the coding sequence ATGGGCGTTACGAAAACCGAAATCTTTACTGCCGAACAGAACCGGACTGCCGATTTGGCGAAAGCATTTGCTCATCCCGCACGGGTGGCAATTCTACAAATGCTGATTGCAAAGAAAGCCTGCGTTTGTGGTGATTTGGTAGGTGAGTTGAATTTAGCTCAGGCAACCGTTTCTCAGCATTTGAAGGAATTAAAACGGATAGGAATTATTCAGGGTGACATCAACCCACCACGTGTATGTTACTGCATTAACCCGGTTGTATGGGAAGAAGCACAGCAGGTATTCGGAGCCACGCTGAAGTCATTCGTATCCGTCTCCTGCTGCTAG
- a CDS encoding arsenate reductase ArsC: MKKILVLCTGNSARSQMAEGYLQYFAGNRAEVYSAGVAPHGVNPLAIQVMAEDGIEISHHTSNHADEYVHIPFDYVITVCDNAREQCPFFPSAGELIHHSFPDPGHTEGEDDLTSFRRVRDLIKVYCQEFIETRLPASEPSTH; the protein is encoded by the coding sequence ATGAAAAAAATTTTAGTACTCTGCACGGGTAATTCGGCCCGCTCTCAAATGGCCGAGGGATATCTGCAGTATTTCGCGGGTAATCGGGCGGAAGTTTATAGCGCCGGTGTGGCTCCTCATGGTGTGAACCCGCTGGCTATCCAGGTAATGGCCGAAGATGGCATTGAAATTTCGCATCATACCTCAAATCATGCGGATGAGTACGTTCATATTCCGTTCGATTATGTCATTACGGTTTGCGACAACGCTCGGGAGCAATGCCCGTTTTTTCCTTCGGCTGGTGAGTTGATCCACCACAGTTTTCCTGATCCAGGTCACACAGAAGGAGAAGATGATTTGACGTCATTCCGCCGTGTGCGGGATTTGATTAAGGTTTATTGTCAGGAATTCATCGAAACCCGTTTGCCAGCAAGCGAACCGAGCACTCACTAA
- a CDS encoding aminotransferase class IV — protein sequence MHYGYFNGTIAPTDQLSVGITDLSLLRGYGLFDYFLTYNGRPFQWDWYWERFQNSASRMHLPLPLGKEETYSILLDLIERSGGVDVAFRFVMTGGYSADSITIERPNLLILTESVHPVPPIQYEKGIKVILDEYVREMAEVKSTDYKRVILMAQAIKSAGASDLLYQKGGEISELSRSNFFLIKGDRLITPNRNILHGITRRTILQLAQSDFQIEERPVLLSELYDAEEAFTTSSTKKVLSIVQIGELIIGDGNPGPKSKFLLDRFDDLTKSW from the coding sequence ATGCATTACGGCTATTTCAACGGCACAATTGCTCCCACCGACCAGCTTTCTGTTGGGATCACGGATCTCAGCCTGCTCCGCGGCTACGGGCTATTCGATTATTTTCTGACTTACAACGGGCGACCATTTCAATGGGATTGGTACTGGGAGCGATTTCAGAATTCGGCTTCCCGGATGCACTTGCCGCTGCCCCTCGGGAAAGAAGAAACCTATAGCATTTTGCTTGACCTGATTGAGCGGAGTGGTGGTGTTGATGTTGCGTTTCGGTTTGTCATGACGGGTGGTTACTCCGCCGATAGCATTACCATTGAACGTCCTAATCTGCTTATTCTAACGGAATCCGTTCATCCAGTACCGCCAATTCAGTATGAGAAGGGCATCAAAGTGATTCTGGATGAGTACGTTCGGGAAATGGCCGAGGTAAAAAGCACGGATTATAAACGGGTGATTCTCATGGCGCAAGCCATAAAATCGGCCGGAGCTTCTGACCTTCTTTATCAGAAAGGGGGCGAAATCAGTGAGTTAAGCCGCAGCAATTTCTTCCTTATCAAGGGCGACCGTCTGATTACCCCAAACCGGAATATTCTGCATGGCATCACGCGTCGAACCATCCTTCAATTAGCTCAGAGCGACTTTCAAATTGAAGAGCGGCCAGTTTTACTTTCTGAGCTGTATGATGCAGAAGAAGCGTTCACCACCAGTTCAACCAAAAAAGTACTGTCTATTGTCCAGATCGGCGAACTGATAATTGGTGATGGAAATCCAGGGCCGAAATCCAAATTTCTATTAGACCGGTTCGATGATTTGACGAAGAGTTGGTAG
- the bioD gene encoding dethiobiotin synthase, with amino-acid sequence MPSQLIIAGIGTEIGKTVASAVVVEALNADYWKPIQSGELANSDTDVVRSLISNSTSQFHPEAYRLTQPMSPHAAAELDGVTIQLATINLPETNNALVVELAGGLMVPLNKHELNIDLVKKLGLPLVLVSRNYLGSINHTLLSVEACKSRNIPLLGILFNGPTVEATESFILDYTGLPCLGRIGQEERVTKEVIRTYAGALLPTLRQIIEPV; translated from the coding sequence ATGCCCTCTCAACTCATTATTGCCGGAATCGGCACCGAAATTGGTAAAACGGTCGCGTCTGCGGTAGTCGTGGAAGCGTTGAACGCAGATTACTGGAAACCCATTCAGTCGGGCGAGTTGGCTAATTCCGATACAGATGTTGTACGAAGCCTGATCAGTAATTCAACGTCACAGTTTCACCCGGAAGCCTACCGACTAACGCAACCCATGTCGCCCCATGCAGCCGCTGAATTAGACGGCGTGACTATTCAGTTGGCTACCATCAATTTACCTGAAACCAATAATGCGTTAGTTGTTGAACTGGCGGGGGGATTGATGGTTCCGCTCAATAAGCACGAACTAAATATCGATTTGGTTAAAAAACTGGGTTTGCCATTGGTGCTGGTATCCCGAAATTATCTGGGAAGTATTAATCACACACTCCTGTCGGTGGAAGCCTGTAAAAGCCGTAACATTCCATTGCTCGGTATCCTATTTAACGGGCCTACTGTGGAGGCTACCGAATCCTTTATCTTAGACTATACCGGCTTGCCCTGCCTTGGGCGAATAGGGCAGGAGGAGCGTGTGACGAAGGAAGTTATCCGTACATATGCAGGAGCTCTACTACCAACTCTTCGTCAAATCATCGAACCGGTCTAA
- a CDS encoding GNAT family N-acetyltransferase, which translates to MITYREATADDADPIARLHSLSWQQNYRGIWRDDFLNGPVLENRQDVWQKRLTQPSPNQHVIIADSNGVICGFACAYADEDLVWGTLLDNLHVHSDQKGRGVGTVLIKSAARWSYQMNPQSGFYLWVLSQNTSARRFYERLGATNQELVRDENPGGDFSDAFRYVWPDVTQLIG; encoded by the coding sequence ATGATAACATACCGAGAAGCTACCGCCGACGATGCAGATCCGATTGCCCGGCTGCATAGCCTCAGTTGGCAACAAAACTACAGAGGTATTTGGAGAGATGATTTTTTGAATGGCCCTGTCCTTGAAAACAGGCAGGACGTTTGGCAGAAACGGCTTACTCAACCCAGCCCGAACCAGCACGTTATTATAGCCGACTCGAATGGGGTAATTTGCGGATTTGCCTGTGCTTACGCCGATGAGGACCTCGTTTGGGGAACGCTACTTGATAATCTGCACGTTCATAGTGATCAGAAAGGACGTGGAGTTGGCACGGTTCTGATCAAATCGGCAGCTCGCTGGTCGTACCAGATGAATCCTCAATCAGGGTTTTATTTGTGGGTATTGTCGCAAAACACCAGCGCCCGAAGATTCTACGAGCGTTTAGGCGCAACGAACCAGGAGTTGGTGAGAGATGAAAATCCAGGCGGAGATTTCTCGGATGCGTTCCGATACGTATGGCCTGATGTAACGCAATTAATTGGATAA
- the arsN2 gene encoding arsenic resistance N-acetyltransferase ArsN2 translates to MALHIENARPEDKAAVVSLLQQGNLLTDDLPTDLPDFVIAKEQDAYVGVAGLERFGPIALLRSVAVDPNYQGKQVGAQLVGQLLETAKADGLGELYLITTTADRYFARHGFRVVSRQDVPAAIQQTQQFSDLCPSSAIVMKRLVNQLEA, encoded by the coding sequence ATGGCCTTACACATCGAAAATGCCCGCCCGGAAGACAAAGCGGCCGTTGTCTCCCTGTTGCAGCAGGGAAATTTACTGACCGATGATTTACCGACTGATCTGCCTGATTTTGTCATTGCCAAAGAGCAGGACGCCTATGTTGGTGTAGCAGGTTTAGAACGATTTGGCCCCATTGCCCTCCTGCGTTCTGTAGCAGTTGATCCCAATTATCAGGGTAAACAGGTCGGTGCTCAACTGGTTGGGCAATTACTGGAAACTGCCAAAGCAGACGGACTAGGAGAACTGTATTTAATTACAACAACCGCCGACCGTTATTTTGCGCGTCATGGCTTTCGTGTGGTTTCTCGCCAGGATGTACCGGCAGCTATTCAACAGACGCAGCAATTCAGTGATCTATGTCCTTCATCGGCCATTGTGATGAAGCGGCTGGTAAACCAACTGGAAGCATGA
- a CDS encoding zinc-binding dehydrogenase gives MNAVYLGGTHQPVQLINAPIPTAGPGQVLVKLQAASLNHRDVFIQQGLYPGIKLPVILGSDGAGVVVDTGEGVDASWLGQAVVINPGMNWGGNPKFYGADFQILGMPTNGTFADYVVVGRNYIHHKPQHLTFEQAAALPLAGLTAWRALMTKAELNKSGSQPPEKVLITGVGGGAALFALQFAVAVGAEVWVTSGSDEKLEKARELGATGGVNYRQPDWHKLLLAKATEGQVGHPARGYFDVIIDSAGGPGFSRLIDVAAPGGRIAFFGGTTGTINDIIPPRVFFKQLSIFGTTMGTESEFTDMIKLISDQQIVPVLDEIFPLVATETAMRKMEAGKQFGKIILSIGN, from the coding sequence ATGAACGCAGTTTATCTCGGAGGTACTCACCAACCCGTCCAGCTTATTAATGCGCCCATACCAACCGCCGGGCCGGGCCAAGTACTGGTAAAACTTCAGGCGGCATCGCTCAATCATCGCGACGTGTTTATTCAACAGGGCTTATATCCTGGTATTAAACTACCTGTTATTCTGGGTTCAGATGGAGCTGGTGTTGTTGTTGATACAGGAGAAGGCGTTGATGCTAGTTGGCTGGGCCAGGCGGTTGTCATTAATCCAGGGATGAACTGGGGCGGTAATCCGAAGTTTTACGGAGCCGACTTCCAGATTCTGGGTATGCCCACCAACGGTACGTTTGCCGACTATGTAGTTGTGGGCCGTAACTATATTCATCATAAGCCCCAACATCTCACGTTCGAGCAGGCGGCTGCGCTCCCGTTAGCGGGTCTGACTGCCTGGCGAGCACTAATGACAAAAGCTGAGCTGAATAAAAGTGGTAGTCAACCTCCTGAAAAAGTATTGATTACTGGCGTTGGTGGTGGTGCGGCCCTATTTGCCTTGCAATTTGCCGTAGCGGTAGGGGCGGAGGTTTGGGTTACATCCGGATCTGATGAGAAACTAGAGAAAGCGAGAGAGTTAGGAGCAACGGGGGGTGTCAATTATCGCCAGCCTGATTGGCACAAACTTCTTCTTGCAAAAGCAACTGAAGGGCAAGTAGGCCATCCAGCCCGAGGTTACTTTGATGTGATCATTGACAGTGCGGGTGGACCTGGTTTTTCCAGGCTTATCGATGTAGCTGCTCCGGGCGGACGGATCGCTTTCTTTGGCGGAACCACGGGGACAATCAACGACATTATTCCACCTAGAGTATTTTTTAAACAACTATCAATTTTTGGAACGACTATGGGCACTGAAAGCGAGTTTACCGATATGATTAAATTAATAAGCGACCAACAGATTGTGCCTGTACTAGATGAGATCTTCCCGCTCGTGGCTACCGAAACAGCGATGCGTAAGATGGAGGCTGGAAAACAGTTTGGTAAAATAATACTCTCAATTGGTAACTAG
- a CDS encoding 8-amino-7-oxononanoate synthase: MAIVTHSVAQLVSDRLAAYRQSGLLRQLRIADGLVDFCSNDYLGFARSAELKAAIQQADVAQTRARTGATGSRLLAGQTALADVVEQELARFYNTEAALIFNSGYDANLGLLACLPRAGDTLLTDELIHASMIDGARLSYASRQRFRHNDLEDLEYKLRQTHELQGKGQVFVAVESVYSMDGDVAPLRELVELCDRYDAALLVDEAHATGLYGPNGEGLVVALGLQERVFARVHTFGKALGVHGAAIVGPAVLREYLINFARPFIYTTALPPHSLLAIRCAHVYVTTNTDNRTQLYKRLTHFRQRASELLPDALWTNSRSPIRCLIIPGNDQARYVASQAQAVGLDVRAILSPTVPVGQERLRLCIHSFNTTDEIDQLLTVLQTALLGELKI, translated from the coding sequence ATGGCTATAGTGACGCACTCGGTTGCCCAACTTGTATCAGATCGATTAGCTGCTTATCGGCAAAGCGGCCTGTTGCGTCAACTGCGTATTGCAGATGGTTTAGTTGACTTTTGTTCAAATGATTACCTGGGTTTTGCCCGGTCTGCCGAACTGAAAGCGGCTATCCAGCAGGCTGATGTTGCGCAGACACGCGCTCGTACAGGGGCAACCGGCTCGCGATTACTAGCAGGTCAAACGGCCCTGGCCGATGTAGTTGAACAGGAACTGGCTCGTTTTTACAATACCGAAGCCGCGCTTATTTTTAATTCGGGCTACGATGCTAACCTTGGTTTGCTGGCTTGCCTACCCAGAGCAGGGGATACTCTCCTGACCGATGAGTTGATTCATGCCAGTATGATTGACGGCGCACGTCTCAGTTATGCTAGTCGCCAGCGTTTTCGTCATAACGATTTAGAAGACCTGGAGTATAAACTCCGCCAAACTCACGAATTGCAGGGAAAGGGGCAGGTCTTTGTGGCTGTTGAGTCTGTCTATTCGATGGATGGCGATGTGGCTCCTTTACGCGAACTGGTTGAGCTTTGTGATCGCTATGACGCGGCTTTACTGGTTGATGAAGCACATGCTACGGGTCTGTATGGTCCTAATGGAGAAGGCTTAGTGGTTGCATTGGGTTTGCAGGAGCGCGTATTTGCCCGAGTCCATACCTTTGGAAAGGCATTGGGTGTTCATGGCGCGGCTATTGTTGGTCCAGCCGTACTGCGTGAGTATCTCATCAATTTTGCTCGCCCCTTTATTTATACAACAGCCTTACCTCCGCATAGTTTGCTGGCCATCCGCTGTGCTCATGTGTATGTAACGACCAATACCGATAACCGAACCCAACTGTATAAGCGGCTTACCCATTTTCGGCAACGAGCCAGCGAACTGCTGCCCGATGCACTGTGGACAAATAGTCGGTCGCCGATTCGGTGTTTGATCATACCGGGTAATGATCAGGCTCGGTACGTGGCCAGCCAGGCCCAGGCGGTGGGGTTAGATGTGCGGGCTATTTTGAGTCCGACAGTTCCGGTCGGGCAGGAACGGCTTCGCCTATGCATTCATTCCTTTAACACAACAGACGAAATAGATCAGCTTCTTACAGTTTTACAAACCGCCTTGCTTGGCGAGCTTAAGATATAG
- a CDS encoding arsenite methyltransferase — protein METAEQIKEVVRQKYGAIAEQPDDAVGCCGSAQAGPTSCCGPEKSVSVPIDMTVGYDELNGYIAEADLGLGCGLPTQFAQIKPGDVVVDLGSGAGNDCFVARAETGETGRVIGLDMTPAMIDRARKNTKSLGFTNVEFVYGDIEDMPLPENLANVVVSNCVMNLVPDKRKAFTETYRILKPGGHFSISDIVLKGELPKGLQRDAELYVGCVSGAIQKDDYLQLVQDAGFTKILVQKEREIAMPDEVLKNYLSDQEIADYRQKDQGIYSVTVFAQKPEVAIRPTVSCCGPDCCN, from the coding sequence ATGGAAACTGCTGAACAAATTAAAGAAGTTGTGCGCCAGAAATACGGCGCTATTGCCGAACAGCCAGACGATGCCGTTGGCTGCTGTGGAAGTGCCCAAGCGGGTCCTACGTCATGTTGTGGGCCGGAAAAATCGGTAAGCGTACCCATTGATATGACAGTTGGTTACGATGAACTGAACGGGTACATAGCTGAAGCTGATTTGGGGCTGGGCTGCGGTTTGCCAACTCAATTTGCCCAGATCAAACCAGGTGATGTGGTGGTTGATCTGGGCTCAGGGGCGGGCAACGATTGCTTTGTGGCTCGGGCAGAAACAGGAGAAACCGGGCGGGTAATTGGCCTGGATATGACTCCAGCTATGATTGACCGTGCTCGTAAGAACACCAAATCACTTGGTTTTACCAATGTTGAATTCGTTTATGGCGATATTGAAGACATGCCGTTACCAGAAAATCTGGCCAATGTAGTCGTAAGTAATTGCGTGATGAACCTGGTACCTGACAAGCGCAAAGCCTTCACCGAAACCTACCGGATTTTGAAACCAGGTGGCCACTTTAGTATTTCCGACATTGTGCTAAAAGGGGAGTTGCCTAAAGGCTTACAACGCGATGCCGAATTGTATGTTGGCTGTGTATCGGGGGCAATCCAGAAGGATGATTATTTACAGTTGGTGCAGGATGCAGGATTTACCAAGATTCTTGTGCAAAAAGAGCGCGAAATAGCCATGCCAGATGAAGTACTGAAAAACTACTTGTCAGATCAGGAAATCGCTGATTATCGTCAGAAAGATCAGGGTATCTACAGCGTGACTGTCTTTGCCCAAAAGCCTGAAGTTGCTATCAGGCCAACGGTTTCGTGCTGTGGTCCAGATTGTTGCAATTAA
- the ybeY gene encoding rRNA maturation RNase YbeY translates to MIRFFNEDVPYKLPQKQATRQWLNQQAKREGYAVGELNYIFCSDEHVLQVNRDYLHHDYYTDIITFDQSEDESKLEGDIFVSVERVADNATQLGISADLEMRRVLAHGLLHLCGYGDKTDEEAAQMRAKEEEWLTYYLP, encoded by the coding sequence ATGATTCGGTTTTTTAACGAGGACGTACCCTATAAGCTTCCACAGAAGCAAGCAACCCGCCAATGGCTCAACCAGCAGGCTAAACGGGAAGGCTATGCGGTTGGTGAGTTAAATTATATTTTTTGTTCCGACGAGCATGTGCTACAGGTTAATCGGGATTACCTCCACCACGACTACTATACAGACATCATTACGTTTGATCAAAGCGAAGACGAGAGCAAACTAGAGGGCGACATTTTCGTCAGCGTGGAGCGCGTGGCCGATAATGCAACGCAATTGGGTATATCGGCTGATCTAGAGATGCGTCGGGTCCTGGCTCATGGGCTCCTTCATCTGTGTGGCTATGGCGATAAAACCGATGAAGAAGCAGCTCAAATGCGGGCAAAAGAAGAAGAATGGCTAACCTATTACCTGCCTTAA